Genomic segment of Mercurialis annua linkage group LG6, ddMerAnnu1.2, whole genome shotgun sequence:
ATTTCTTGTGAAATCAAGTAATTTTGAAgggttgaatgataaaaaataaatgtaagtGTAACGGACACACTAAAATGAAAATCATAagccaaaaagaaaaagaagattatatttttatacCGAGACCGAAAAAAGAATCGCCAAATGCAAAGACACATGAATTTGACCAAACTTATTTGTATGAACAAAATCGTGTCTTTGTGCTTCTACATCAGGTTATCTAttgtttaaataacaatatatttcatatattagcAAATCTTTTCAATAAATATTTGCAAATTTCTAAAACaaatctgatttttttattcatagTCTAATGGATCTACATTAATAATACATTACATCACCTTCAATGTGGCTATAGACAGAAACAAAGCAGAGCTGAAGGCAAATTTGCATGAAtatacaaacaaacaaacaacagCAATAATGAATATCAATCAATTTCGAATACGCTTAATTTGCGTTGCTGCAACTTCCATATCCCCAACAATGAAGAGAATTTTATCCAATATACCTTCCTCTTTTTTCGTGGTTCTCTCTTCCATTAATGCCCGTTTCAACTCTCTCTTCGAACCCAAATAACGTTGAATTTCTCCTTTGTGAACAATATAGTAGTCCAAACCTTCTCTAATTAACTTCAGCCCTCTGTTCATCCAAATTCACATTATTAGTGGCATCATTGCAGGTTTTAGCATTGTAAATGCAAAGAAGTAAGACACATTCATTAGTGATTCACAAGCATATGCGGAAGAGTATTAATGGACGGACGAGGATACAAGAAAACAGGACATGGCTAAACAaagttattttaaggttttcaatACATTTGCAGAATAGGAAAACgttaattgaataaattattCGTGCTACGTAGAATATAAATTTTGGATCTCAGGGGCTGAAAGCTTCATAAGATGTTAGGTTGATACACACCGGGCAAGGTATTAGGTATACCTATGTTTGAGCATGGGACATAGTAATATGGATCGTGGGTcgaaaacataaattttgaacCGAGAATGGAAAGTAAAACCTAAATCCAAGTAAAACTCCAAGCAATAAATATCTATGTAAAAGATAGGTATATTTTTTTAGACATAAGTGAAAAGTACAGCTCAACATCAATATAGAATTTGGTGAGAAGAAAAGAATCTAACCGGTCACACGACctcatatatacacacacacacacacttcTGGACAAATTCTAAGTATCATTCTTCATTCTCTATTCTTCTACTTTTATTCTCTTTATATATCAGTACTCACATAAAACGCCAGAGTAAACTGCCGGAAAACCCCTCTAATGATTCATTTCCAATGTACAAATATGTTTTGATTGAAAATTTCAGCTATGAAACATGTAATCTAATTGAATAATTCATCAGTTTCATAAAAGAGGTGTTCTGTTACCACACCACTATCAAAGCAAGCATAATATATACTACTATAATTTATGTAAAAACTGAGCTCAACTTACAGTCCAATTCGGTCACAACGATCCTGAACCTCATACACATCTTTCCATGATCTGGAATCATCAGGGGCAAAGAATGCAGCTCTATCTCCTCCCCATCTTTCCCTGAACAGATTACACCACAGACCATTCTCCGACGCCATCGCCTTCCATTTCTTGCTCActtcataaaaattcacaatctCAGCAACTTCATTATAATGAGAAAAAACGAGAAATGAACagaatttcttttttataaataggAGAGGGAAAGCGCTTGTAGATagatttgaacccacgacctggcagcagcgcttataccatttgagctattaTAGTTCAGATATTAACAGAATTCTCAACATATATGATACAAAAATGAAATTCCTTCAATTACATGAATTCAAAGGCAAATTCATGAAATTCCTCCAAAATTTACATGAATTCATAGGCAAATTCATGAGCATAAACTAATATATCTGAGAATAAATTGAGAGTTTGACCTTGTAGAGCAACGGCGAGACTGTGATGATCCAACGAATTGAAAATCTTGAGATACAGATCTGCTGGCAATTTCTccattatcaaaaataattaatttaaccagttttaaatttaatgatGAAGAACGAGGCACTTAAAATTTCCTAACTATAAGAAATGATTGCCACTTGTAGCTCTTTGTTTAACTGTTTAATTTCCTTTTTGGTAGTTAGTAGTTACTTGTAGCGGTGACCAAATTTTTGAGCCGACCGAACCGATTGCTTTCGgtctgtttggttttgtttctaaatttTTCTGTTCGATTTTGGTTTTAAGTTTAACTGAACCGACCAAATAactgaatattaaaaaaaaaaattatctgtttttttatggattttaatcaaattggcaaaattttgaaaaaatttcactttttttaccTCGGTTTGATTCTCAATTTTATTATGGTACGTTCggtttcaattaaaatatatttttgattattttttattttagaactGGAGAGTTCGGTTCAACTGATTTTTCTATTATAACTGAACTAACTGAATGCTTATTTCAACTCacgtaaaaaaaaattgacaaggATCAATTCACCATCTCAAGTCTTAATTTGatataaattgttttgaaaaaaaaattcgagAAAAAAGGAATCCACACTTTTACaaatttaggttttttttttatttgaataattaagtCTTCTCTATAATGCCCAGTTGGCATGTCTTTTTCTTCTACCACATATTGAATACCATAATCCTTcttatctttttttctttttctaaagaTAGAATTTATTAATGaagtttaaattataattgaaaaattatataataaaattaatatataatttattaattttaatttaaaatattaacaaacaaCTCAAAATACAAGCAAAACATAAATCGAaaaggtttaattttttttatccgtTTTTATTGAAAGtgaattttaagttattttatattttttttttcaatcgaATCCTCAAacttttattctaattttattcAACTCCCTCACAAATAACGTCTAATTTTATTCACATTCATAATTtgtgtataatttttaaattttactactAGTCTTATTTATCCTATCTAAccaattaaatatatatgtgaggaaaaaatgtttaaattatataattatacatcATAGCAGCAATTCACCCTTCCAAAATTTTACAAGTCTATTTCAGTTTGATAATTTTGTTagctttttataatttaattgatataaatttttcacattAATACAATATTATTTTGTCCTTTTTATTCACGTTGAGCTTCAAACTCACTTATTTTTGCTTAAATGTAATTTAGTTTTCAAAAGCATCAGATATCGCAAAAATTACAAACTgcaataattatatataattaggtATAGAAAACATAATTAACAAAGAAAACATATTGAATAAATTATTTACCCTTCCAATTACGAATTCTTACTACTAGACCAACCATCCATATATGTACATATTGATACATATGTAGTCATCTGGTTGAATTGAAGCAAAACCATTTAAACTAATGTagcaaattatttataaaatccaaaacaaactatttacaaataaaaatcaaatctaaatgttCAACCACtaataactaaaaattaaaaaaaaacaaaagtaaaaaGTTTGGCTAATATACTGGACAGCCCTCCATAATAACACCTTTAGCCGTTGGACAGCCAGCCAATGGGCATCCTTCTACGTTAGTTCCCCACCAATCAAGCTCAACTTTCCAGTAAGTCAAactaacaaatatcagaatcgTCATAAACGCCGTTCCGGCGTCAAGTCCGCCGGAAAGAACGTAGTTATACCTTTTCCACAGGTCTGGATGGTACCGGAAAAACACGAAGCCGGAGAGGAATCCAAGCAGTATCCAACTAGTATAGTTGACGGCGGAAGCCGGAGGAATCATTCCGATGGCACCGAATACGATGGGCATGTGAATGAGACGAATCCAATTCTTGGTCGGAAAAGCTTTGTGCGCCAGCCACACTATAGCTGGAGCTACTGCTCCGACGAGGAAGAACCAGTTTATAGCTCCATATTCACCTAGGTTTCCGAAGATTCTGCGGGGACCGATGAGCCCCCAGATGACGGAGGCGTCGAAGAAGACTCTGTCCATCGGACATGTCCATGGACTGTTCTTGGGAAGAACCCTAGTGTCGCAAAGATTAGGGATAGCGTCCATCATGCCCCATGCAGTTACTAGGTATATCAGCACTGATATTATTGTTCCGGCCACCTGAAATATTCATACTCCGGGGTTAGATTCCGGAGGTCACTTATGTTTTAtttcatattaaatgtttgattatcaCATTTAATGATATCATGTCATGTAATTAATGAATGATTTATGATTCAACTTAGAGAAAATAGgttcatttaataaaatattgtgTTAAGAAGTGTAATTTCGGTTCAAATCAAATCGAGCCAAAAGTTTTGTATTTACTTAAagcgaatcaaatcaaattgtCAAGGATTAAAGTTTTCAACCCGAACCAAATTAATCGGTTTGTACAAAAATTTAGTTTGGTTCGATTATTTTAGTGCGGTTTATACTAAAACTTCGAACTGAACACAAAATTAAACATATCTATAATATCAAATCATATGGAGCCAAAATGTCTAAGTTCAATTGATATTTTGGTTTAATTTACTTATTTTGACTCAGTTTACACTAAAATTTTGCGAAAAAAACATTTTATGTTCAAAATCAAATGGAACTAAAAGCGGagtaattgttttttataatataagaccaaattgaatttttcgatttattttttgaaaaccaGGCAACCGTCTAAAAAACatactaataaaaaattaaattcacatATATATGCTTAATGTAAGTACAAGGTGGATTTAATTATGCAGAGTGGGAAATTAAAGAAAGCTGACCTGTGCCATGAACATGGACCTAGGTGGAATCTTCATGTAATGACCAAGTTTAAAATCCTGCAAGAATGTGAGAGCTTGACTGCAACTGATATATCCGTACACCTTGAAGCACATATTGGCAACAGGATAACCAGGGTATATATACCCAATTATGTATTCTGTAATAATGTTCAGTCCCGGCGCTTGATTCGTGGTGGCGTAGATAATTCCGACCGGCAGAGTGAAGAATAAGGAAATAGCGCAGGCTAGCAGCACTCCCCACCACTTCAATTGAAGTGAATCATTGTAATATTCACAGGTGGCTATTACAGCAGCAATGTTTGTGACTACGATTATGTGAAACCACCATGTCGGAACTGATTTGTATTTCTTCATCAGCCTAGTGTGTACGTCGATTTTCCGCTTTCCGGTGTATGCTCTTTTCGATTGGTTCCAAATGTCGCTgcaattaaaaaatcaaagtcATTATCAGACAATGGCCGAGTCAGAAAATttgcaataaataaaaaaataagtatgcTCGTGCTTGAAGTCTAAGGTTTCCGAAAAAACGGAATCAATTAACTcgaatattcaaattaaaaatttagttcgATCCAATTTTGTACCATAACTGaccaatttaacaaaattttacACAGTAAAAGTAAAATTTCAGTTCAATTCAATATGAATCGAACACACTTATTGTCAACTTGCTGACTGTGGCGGATCCAAAAGAATTTTTccagtttataaaaatataggtCCAACTAAAAAAATGACCAAGTTGACTAAGttagttcaatttaatttttaataatagaaTCAATTTGGCTCGATATGAATTATTAAATCTATAGTCAACTTAGAGGTAGTGGCGGACCCAAAAAAATATCTTCCAATCATAAAAATGCATGATCAACCTAGCTATTAGTCAACACAAATTTTCATAGATAGATAAtggacttaatttttttttcataaaatagacaaaaatattaattcaacctattgtattttaataaaatgaacaaaaatagGAATCGGATTACGATTAATAAATTGATAAGTCGATCGTACCTTCCATTGAAGAGAAAAACGTGCATAAATGTAGCGGCAAGAGCAGCGAATCCAGCACCATACGACAGAGCAAAAAAGATACTGAGATGAATAGGTCCAGTTTCTGAATAAACTTCCTTATCAAGATGAAAATTGGCATCTACAATGCTATGGACGTTGAAAATGTCGCCGTTTCCTTGGAAAAGATCAATAGAATATAGAGGGAACGTTT
This window contains:
- the LOC126686131 gene encoding uncharacterized protein LOC126686131, whose amino-acid sequence is MEKLPADLYLKIFNSLDHHSLAVALQVSKKWKAMASENGLWCNLFRERWGGDRAAFFAPDDSRSWKDVYEVQDRCDRIGLGLKLIREGLDYYIVHKGEIQRYLGSKRELKRALMEERTTKKEEGILDKILFIVGDMEVAATQIKRIRN
- the LOC126653592 gene encoding oligopeptide transporter 6 — its product is MATENPDMAALELEKEKHNVAGAGEEELEESPVKQVELTVPKTDDPNMPVLTFRMWVLGVASCVLLSAVNQFFWYRRSPMFISSISAQIAVVPLGHLMARTLPTRSFFKGSRWEFSMNPGPFNVKEHVLITIFANSGAGTVYATHILSAVKLLYRRELAFLPSLLVMLTTQVLGFGWAGLFRRYLVEPAEMWWPSNLVQVSLFRALHEKDKRQKGAVNRTQFFLIVLIASFCYYIFPGYLFSLLTAFSWVCWIAPKSVLVNQLGSGLQGLGIGAIGFDWATVSSYLGSPLASPWFATVNIAVGFVLVTYVLVPIGYWCNFYNAKTFPLYSIDLFQGNGDIFNVHSIVDANFHLDKEVYSETGPIHLSIFFALSYGAGFAALAATFMHVFLFNGSDIWNQSKRAYTGKRKIDVHTRLMKKYKSVPTWWFHIIVVTNIAAVIATCEYYNDSLQLKWWGVLLACAISLFFTLPVGIIYATTNQAPGLNIITEYIIGYIYPGYPVANMCFKVYGYISCSQALTFLQDFKLGHYMKIPPRSMFMAQVAGTIISVLIYLVTAWGMMDAIPNLCDTRVLPKNSPWTCPMDRVFFDASVIWGLIGPRRIFGNLGEYGAINWFFLVGAVAPAIVWLAHKAFPTKNWIRLIHMPIVFGAIGMIPPASAVNYTSWILLGFLSGFVFFRYHPDLWKRYNYVLSGGLDAGTAFMTILIFVSLTYWKVELDWWGTNVEGCPLAGCPTAKGVIMEGCPVY